The Malus sylvestris chromosome 8, drMalSylv7.2, whole genome shotgun sequence genomic interval GATGAGTTATAACaacatgaaaacgaatgctATAATTAGTCGCCCACATGCACGCTGATCTTGACATACGGGTTCCATAAACATGAATGGCCAAAATCAACTTCCCGCATGTGCATACTCTACTAAACCTAGCATTTAAGCTATGAAAGTGACGTTATATAATCAACACGAGAACAAGGAACTAGAACATACTTGGATAATATTAACAGAAAACATGGCAACCTGGCAAGTAACTCCATGGGAATAAAAGAAATGGAGCAATACACAAAACCATACAATGCAGGTTCAAAAAAAAAGGGtcaaaaaaatcaaatggggtctttcttcttttcctatCTCTTTGGAGTGAGGTTGGGGTTGAAGAAAGAAAAGCGAATACAGGGCACACCAATCATATCGAACACCGCAATTCTCGATGAATTCTCAGGCAAGCAGTGGTAGTCAGGCAGCAATATGGTAGTTATCAGCAGTCAGTCAATCTTCTTGGAAGTACAGAATTTTTTGACAATATCTGATTTCAATTTGCATCCACGAGAGAGAGCTTCGAGGACCATGTCGTCAATTTTTTGCTCCTCCTTCTCATACACGTAGAAAACTATAAAGGCAGCGGGAACTCCTGGAACGATAATAAAACAAAGACACTAAGGGTCAAGGCAGGGCAGAAAAAAACTTTTTGATGCCTAAACTACCAAAGGATGAGTAATGTCAGTCCAAAGAAATATTAAAGTACCACCGTGACCATCCAACCAAGTCCGTACACGGCTAAATTATCAGGTGGAAGAACTAAGAATCATCAAATGACCGGTTCTTTAAAATTTACACAATATCCTGCTGAGACTAGTTCACTAACAGCTTATCCCAAAAACAGGCAATTGGAAGAAATTTAAATACCATAAATTCAATGTCCTAAACATTGGTTTGTTCATTAATTACCCAAACCAGTTTTTCAGACTCCCAAAGTTCCCTTCTATTTTCTAGatgaattttaatgattttcTATATAAAACTGGACCGAATTTCAGAATGTCAGAACTTTTAATATGGTTCAAAGTTCAAATGAAATCCTGATGCCTTGAATTCTGCGAGTGAgtgaaagagagaagagagataccTATAACATATAAGTTCTGAAGTGAAAACACTCCAAGGAAGCTAAGAACCAATAGGGTGAGAGCAACCTACAACATCACCAGTAAATATAAAGTAGACATCAGAAAAGAAGAgaacaaaaggaagaagagagctGCAACTCTACAAATTACTAGTATATGTATTCTGCACCCCTTCAGGTACATTCTAGGccagttttggaccttaaaagTATTGCATCAATGCAATACGTGAACTTATACACTATCAAAAGAATATATAGCAGGAAGCACAAAAGAAGATGGGAACGGCAGATCAATACCTTAAGGAACAATATCCCATCATCTCCCTGGCCAAGAGATTTCAGAGTTTTAACAGATGCATTCCATGATGAAGCCACAGACTTGGCAATTTGTTGCGACGTCTCTTCTGATAAGTGGAAATGTGATGACTGAAGCTTCTCAATTTTGTATCCTAATCTGGAGGCAGTGACATTTTTTTTGTAGTTAGTAGTCAGCTTCACTTAATTATGAGAGCCGAGGAAAACAGCAGTTTTCGGACAAAGCAACTAAAGAATGTGAATACAAGAAGGGGAATAGGCCATACATCTTTTCTGGTAAAACAGCATGAATGAACACGAATACTGAAGCTACCAGGAGAACCCTTGAAAGCATAGTAATAATTGTAGATCCAGGTACAATGAAGCTGTAGTAGATTGCAATCAAAACAAATAACGCCTTAAAGGTCTGTTTTTTATCCTTCCAGAGTAATGTGTCAGCAACTGTCAAAACCATAAGTGTGATACATGAGTGCATGTATACTGTTATTTTGTGCATGCAGAGTCAATCATAAGGATTTCATTATGCCTGAATTTAGTTAACTTATAAAAAACATCAAAGTAAGATGAGTAGAAACTGAAGATTCATACCCCTTCCACTTCCAAGATATATTGACGCTTTAGATGGTCCTCCTCTTTTCGGTCGATGTTCAGCCCTCAAATGTGGGTATGCCTCGATTGTCCTTTTCAGACCGTCCTGAATAAAGTAAATAACAGTGTGTCACAAGAAAGCACTTTATCCAGAATTTGAACATAAAATGCACAATGACAAGATGAGAGTGCTTAGACCTTTTTAATTACTAAGTGCTCACCAATTTGAGAGATAAGTTTAATGACACATTCCATATTCTAATATAGCACAAACAGCATCCTAATCACAGGTTCAAATGTTCAAGGTGGTGAAGGGGTGAAAGAGAAGAATATAAATGTTGGATGATCCACCATCTAGAGTGCTCAGCGCAATTCTCTTGTATTAACCAAAGGACTTATCACTCTTTTTATGAAAAAATATTGAACCTGAAGCGATACGATGGGTGTGTAGCCAATTCGATCCTGTGCTTTCGAACATTTAAAAGATCGGGTGCAAGAGAGAAGTCTGATTCTCGAAGGGGTCAACTGTGGAACCTTCATCCCATATGGGCCTAACAGCTTATATGTCAACTCCACCATATGTGCAATTGGCATCACAACAAATGCAGGGATTTTTATTCTTGGCCTGTAAACAACATTCATTCagggaaaacaaaaagaaagaactTGAACAATCATTATAATAGGCATTGAGGAGTATGGTGATTACATTAAGGTCTGTTTAAAATGAAAGGATTATGAAAAGGAAGTACCTTTCATAGCCAAGACCTTCTAGAATAAGTGAAACAAACTCCCAAAACTTGATAGGTTCCATATTGGTTATAAAATATGCCTGCAAACGCAGTATCCTTTTAGGCTTTTAGCTAGAAATGCCGTCTCCATATAGTTTAGCTTGACATCAAGCAGACATGCAAAGTAAGTTTCAAAAGCATGACCATCCCATGTTTTAGAGCAAATATAAGGTAAGAAAACGTGAAGGAATGACTTGGTAGAAAAGATACATCTTATTCTTACATCTACAGTCAGATAATTCAATGCAACTTTGAAAGTTTATTCCCCAAAAAGCTTGCACTTCCCGAAGCATGCAAGGCTCTCTTGTGAGCTTCAGAAAATGTATTGAACCAGTATCCAACAAATCTTTTTTATGGTAGTAAATAAATCATTGCAGTTGAGTAATTAAAACCTCTCTTTATTTCATCATCTACAATTCTTAACAGCCGCTCACCCTCTCTTATATTCATCCCAGGTGTCAAAAAACTTAATAATATAATGGTACCTGCCCCGCTGCTTTATCTGCAACTGTCCCTTCTGATGCAAGAGCTCGCTCTGCACATATATGCGCATGTGCCACATTTTCAACATATGTGAAATCATATATGTTGTTGCCATCACCAATGATGTACTGTTCAATTGAGATAAAAGGAGAAAACAATGAACATCAGATATCGTGAAAGAAGGTGTTATCATGAAAGAAGGTGTTAACTGATAATGGTGTAAGGGAGATGCAAGACTAAAGTAACAAGACCGCCATCTTACTTACCTTGGATTTCCCTGCCCTGGCAGCAACTACCAAAGACGGAACGAGCAACCTATCACCAGGTCCAAAAATGCTGCTAGGGCGAATGCAACATGTGAGAAGCCCCTTAACACCATTTGCCTTGATCACCAATTCTTCTCCCTGAGCTTTCGTTGCCGAATAGAAATCATTGTGCTGAAACAAGTTACAAAACACAACCCATTCTCAAAATCGTAGTGAAACAATGTGTTTCTTACATCACAGGAAATTCATTAGCAAATACTAGTACCTTAGGTGGATATGGCAACGACTCATCCCCGTCAACAATCCCATGAATCCCATCGAAAACAACACTCGGGGAGCTAGTATAGATTAGTCTCTTTACTTTCAGCTCAGTACAAGCATCAATCACGTTCTGTGTTCCTGAACAAGATCAAAGCATAGTttgaataaaactaaaaatttgcaTAAAACCCCAAAAACACACTCCAAGTATCGATCAAATCTATCGACTAAACCCGAATTACGAAAGTATTTATCGATCTAAACCAAATTTGGTAACAACAAGACGTAAAATTCACCATTGTGATTGTGTACCTTCTACGTTGACCGAGTGGTGGAGCTTGTAATTGTTGATGGACGAATTGGGAGCCGCCATGTGAAACACAACCTCCGCACCTTGAAACGCTGCAGATTGAAAGCAAAACGCACAAATCATATCACGCTATAACAAATCAGCCGCCATTGATGCAATCTCAAGATATTGGACGAGAAAGAAAGCTGACCTTGAAGAACTTGGCTCTTGCTGCGAAGGTCGAGGGACACGTACTGGGCGCGGCCGGAGCTCAGAGCTTCGGCGAGAATGCCGTTCTCCTCGGAAGGTTCTAGATCGACGGTGGAGCCCAGGTCGGCGATTCGGACCCGGAACACGTCGTATCGGATCAGCATCTGGACCAAGTGGCGCGCCGCGAAGCCTCGACCTCCGGTGACCACGCACCATTTTTCGTCACCGGGCATTGTAAGAAGACGACGGTGATCGGGGGAGGTGAAGGTAATGAGGAtcggagagagtgagagagagagtgggaagTGTGAGTGGGTGAGAGAGTCAGCAAACAGACGAAGAAGGTGACAGAAATTTACGGAGGAAAACCAGAGGAATCTAGTTGACGGTTAGACCCGCCATTCGGCCCAAAATAAACTTGGACTTTATTTCTGTTTGGGCCAAAATTAAATTGGGCTTTGGTGTTAGGCCCAATTATAGCTTTTGACCCAAAAATGAAACACTGTTTTAGTTCGTGTAGTTTTCTTCCGCTTTTATCCTTGTATTTACATTGCATTGAATATAGTCCCTTTAGTTTACAAATGATTTCAATTCGAGAATGTCAACTTTTGTTATTTTCTTGTAGAAAGTGGTAATGTTTATGACACTTGAAACGGTAAATTTGGATGCATTTCGTATGAGAAACTAACAGAAGTTGATGAATGTCTTCATATGTTGGCAAAATTGCATGAGTATCTTTGGTTCATGTCGTTTGGAAGCACtcttaaaatgactgaaaatacttttggtgaaaataactttgaaaccaatctttagtaaaaattcaagtgg includes:
- the LOC126631752 gene encoding 3beta-hydroxysteroid-dehydrogenase/decarboxylase-like — encoded protein: MPGDEKWCVVTGGRGFAARHLVQMLIRYDVFRVRIADLGSTVDLEPSEENGILAEALSSGRAQYVSLDLRSKSQVLQAFQGAEVVFHMAAPNSSINNYKLHHSVNVEGTQNVIDACTELKVKRLIYTSSPSVVFDGIHGIVDGDESLPYPPKHNDFYSATKAQGEELVIKANGVKGLLTCCIRPSSIFGPGDRLLVPSLVVAARAGKSKYIIGDGNNIYDFTYVENVAHAHICAERALASEGTVADKAAGQAYFITNMEPIKFWEFVSLILEGLGYERPRIKIPAFVVMPIAHMVELTYKLLGPYGMKVPQLTPSRIRLLSCTRSFKCSKAQDRIGYTPIVSLQDGLKRTIEAYPHLRAEHRPKRGGPSKASIYLGSGRVADTLLWKDKKQTFKALFVLIAIYYSFIVPGSTIITMLSRVLLVASVFVFIHAVLPEKILGYKIEKLQSSHFHLSEETSQQIAKSVASSWNASVKTLKSLGQGDDGILFLKVALTLLVLSFLGVFSLQNLYVIGVPAAFIVFYVYEKEEQKIDDMVLEALSRGCKLKSDIVKKFCTSKKID